In Nitrospira sp., the following are encoded in one genomic region:
- the lepB gene encoding signal peptidase I: MSLDQNQRNAEKLSGSPRGGEQASLSGTKMVGNADHTGRKSIVREYAEAIIVAMLLAFAIRVFVVQAFKIPSGSMIPTLLIGDHILVSKLSYGLQWPTDCKLQWNFPPVNCYTSETVVTFSKPQRGDIIVFRFPEDEEKDFIKRIVGLPGDTVQLRNKVVLVNGQPLDDKTFTQRIDPGVIDGTINPRDNFGPVTVPDGSYFVMGDNRDQSLDSRFWGYVREEKIRGKAFRVYWSWNGQGNWTEWVRWDRFGKAIQ, encoded by the coding sequence ATGAGCCTCGACCAGAATCAGAGGAATGCGGAGAAGCTGTCAGGCTCCCCTCGAGGAGGAGAGCAGGCCTCGCTTTCCGGAACCAAGATGGTTGGCAACGCGGATCACACAGGTCGCAAGTCCATCGTCCGGGAGTATGCGGAGGCGATCATCGTGGCCATGCTGTTGGCGTTTGCCATCCGCGTGTTCGTCGTGCAGGCATTTAAGATTCCATCAGGGTCGATGATTCCCACCTTGCTGATCGGCGATCACATTTTGGTCAGCAAACTCTCCTATGGCCTTCAGTGGCCGACGGACTGCAAGCTGCAATGGAATTTTCCCCCGGTCAATTGCTACACGTCCGAAACGGTCGTAACCTTCAGCAAGCCGCAACGGGGCGACATCATCGTGTTTCGGTTTCCCGAGGATGAAGAGAAAGACTTCATCAAGCGTATTGTCGGGCTGCCGGGGGATACCGTACAGCTTCGGAACAAGGTCGTGCTCGTGAACGGCCAGCCGCTCGACGACAAGACCTTTACGCAGCGAATCGACCCAGGCGTGATCGATGGTACGATCAACCCCCGCGATAATTTCGGACCGGTGACTGTGCCGGATGGATCGTACTTCGTCATGGGTGACAATCGCGACCAAAGTTTGGACAGTCGGTTCTGGGGATATGTGCGGGAAGAAAAGATCCGCGGGAAGGCGTTTCGTGTCTATTGGTCTTGGAATGGGCAGGGGAATTGGACGGAGTGGGTCAGGTGGGACCGATTCGGCAAGGCGATTCAGTAA
- the rfaE1 gene encoding D-glycero-beta-D-manno-heptose-7-phosphate kinase, translating into MGPIRQGDSVKKNRHASLPGEDSNEKRDVPSAKALRQYLQRFPQASVLVVGDLILDHYVMGRVSRISPEAPVPVVHVESESLRLGGAANVFNNILALGGKADLCGVIGSDESGRLLMKELGNKRSSRGGVVIDQDRPTTRKSRVIAHSQQIVRYDIEGRSELRTALRQKMLRYVESRIRDLSCVVVSDYAKGVVSSALMSEITRLAALRKVPVIVDPKVEHFSYYKGVTVLTPNHLEAAQASGLHGDGDQTIDEAGAMIRQRLGCRSVLITRGEKGMSLYEGDGASWHLPTKARQVYDVTGAGDTVIGTLALAISAGASIKAGAVMANYAAGIVVGMVGTATVSPKQLSEAFGDA; encoded by the coding sequence GTGGGACCGATTCGGCAAGGCGATTCAGTAAAGAAAAACCGTCATGCTTCTCTTCCGGGAGAGGACTCGAATGAGAAGCGTGACGTTCCATCGGCCAAAGCACTTCGACAGTACCTTCAACGATTTCCACAGGCATCGGTCCTCGTTGTCGGCGACCTCATTCTCGATCACTATGTGATGGGGCGAGTCAGTCGGATCTCTCCGGAAGCGCCGGTTCCGGTGGTCCATGTCGAATCGGAATCGCTCCGGCTCGGCGGGGCGGCCAACGTATTCAACAATATCTTGGCGCTGGGGGGAAAGGCCGATCTCTGCGGTGTGATTGGGTCGGATGAAAGCGGGCGCCTTCTGATGAAGGAGCTCGGCAACAAACGATCAAGCCGTGGGGGGGTGGTGATCGATCAGGATCGCCCGACGACCAGGAAAAGTCGGGTCATCGCGCATAGCCAGCAGATCGTGCGGTATGACATCGAGGGACGAAGCGAGCTAAGAACAGCGCTGCGTCAAAAGATGCTCCGGTATGTGGAGTCGCGGATTCGGGACTTGTCCTGCGTGGTGGTGTCGGACTATGCCAAGGGAGTCGTGTCGTCGGCGCTCATGTCCGAAATCACACGGCTTGCTGCCTTGCGAAAAGTTCCGGTCATCGTCGATCCGAAAGTTGAACATTTCAGCTACTACAAAGGTGTCACCGTCCTTACACCGAATCATCTGGAGGCGGCTCAAGCCTCCGGGTTGCACGGCGACGGCGACCAGACGATCGACGAAGCCGGGGCGATGATTCGGCAGCGTCTTGGGTGCCGGTCCGTCCTGATTACGCGCGGTGAAAAGGGCATGAGCTTGTACGAGGGCGACGGCGCATCGTGGCATTTGCCCACGAAGGCTCGGCAGGTCTACGACGTCACCGGTGCAGGGGATACGGTCATTGGGACGCTGGCGCTGGCGATTTCGGCCGGCGCCAGCATCAAGGCCGGAGCGGTCATGGCCAACTATGCAGCCGGGATCGTGGTAGGAATGGTCGGCACCGCAACTGTCTCGCCCAAACAGTTGTCCGAGGCCTTTGGAGATGCCTAG
- the lepA gene encoding translation elongation factor 4, protein MRVLIDMSHTLLLSSPSERRVIIEAGDLFDNLGGSYYNEPILRMSSDLQSLIRNFSIIAHIDHGKSTLADRFLEATGAVTAREAKDQILDAMDLERERGITIKAHAVAIRYKAQDGKTYALHLIDTPGHVDFTYEVSRSLAACEGALLLVDATQGVQAQTIANVNLAMANNLTIIPVINKIDLASADVEGTKHSISEVLQLEAADALPISAKDGKGVSEVLEAVIARIPPPSGDPLASLKALIFDSWFDNYQGVIVLVRLVDGTIRPGMKIKVMSNDRTFEVMEVGQFTPKRTKKIELLTGEVGYLCANMREVADVKIGDTLTDAATPTAAPFPGYKEVKPLVFCGLYSTDTAKYEDLRDALVKLRLNDSSFVYEPETSLALGFGFRCGFLGLLHMEIIQERLEREYGLTLITTAPTVVYHVTTTKGDKVEIDNPAELPSPNNITSFEEPFILATVLTPERYMGPILQLCQERRGIQRSLQFLDPTRVMISYELPLNEVILDFYDKLKSRTQGYASLDYEVLGYRESDLVKIDILLNGEAVDALSFITHRERSYHRGRQMAEKMKELIPRQMFEIAIQAAIGNKIIARETIGAMKKNVTAKCYGGDITRKRKLLEKQKEGKKRMKAVGSVDVPQEAFLAILRVGEE, encoded by the coding sequence ATGCGCGTGTTAATAGATATGAGTCATACGCTCTTGTTGTCTTCTCCCTCCGAGCGGCGCGTGATTATAGAGGCGGGCGATCTCTTTGACAACCTGGGAGGCAGTTACTATAATGAACCGATTTTACGAATGAGCTCGGATTTGCAAAGCCTTATACGCAATTTTTCCATAATCGCTCATATCGATCACGGCAAATCAACCCTCGCTGACCGGTTCCTAGAAGCTACTGGCGCAGTCACTGCTCGAGAAGCCAAAGATCAGATCCTCGATGCCATGGACCTCGAGCGGGAACGTGGCATTACGATCAAGGCCCATGCAGTGGCCATCCGGTACAAGGCTCAGGACGGGAAGACGTACGCGTTGCATTTGATCGATACGCCGGGGCATGTCGATTTTACGTATGAAGTCTCCCGGAGCTTGGCGGCATGTGAAGGGGCGCTCTTGTTGGTCGATGCCACTCAGGGCGTACAGGCGCAGACGATTGCCAATGTGAATTTGGCGATGGCCAACAACCTCACGATTATTCCGGTCATTAATAAGATTGATTTGGCCAGTGCCGATGTTGAGGGAACGAAACATTCGATCTCGGAGGTGCTGCAGCTCGAGGCTGCCGATGCCCTGCCTATCAGTGCCAAGGACGGCAAAGGCGTATCGGAGGTACTGGAAGCGGTCATCGCGCGAATCCCTCCTCCATCCGGTGATCCGCTGGCCTCGCTGAAGGCGCTCATCTTCGACTCATGGTTCGACAATTATCAGGGTGTGATCGTCCTGGTGAGGCTGGTCGATGGAACCATCCGACCAGGAATGAAGATTAAAGTCATGTCGAATGATCGGACATTTGAAGTCATGGAAGTGGGACAATTCACCCCCAAACGGACGAAGAAGATCGAACTGCTGACGGGGGAGGTCGGGTATCTCTGTGCCAACATGAGAGAAGTCGCCGATGTCAAGATCGGCGACACCCTCACGGATGCCGCGACCCCCACCGCCGCGCCGTTTCCGGGGTACAAAGAAGTCAAGCCGTTGGTATTTTGTGGGCTGTACTCAACGGACACCGCCAAGTACGAGGACTTGCGGGACGCTCTCGTCAAACTTCGGCTCAACGACTCGTCGTTCGTCTACGAGCCGGAAACATCGCTGGCGCTCGGCTTCGGCTTCCGTTGTGGTTTCCTAGGTTTGCTGCACATGGAAATCATCCAGGAGCGGTTGGAACGGGAGTACGGTCTAACGCTGATTACCACCGCGCCGACCGTGGTGTATCACGTCACCACGACGAAGGGCGATAAGGTGGAGATCGACAACCCAGCCGAATTGCCTTCTCCCAATAACATCACCTCGTTTGAAGAACCGTTTATTCTCGCGACGGTCCTTACCCCAGAACGATATATGGGGCCCATTCTTCAGCTCTGCCAGGAGCGGAGGGGCATTCAGCGCAGTCTACAGTTTCTCGATCCCACCCGCGTGATGATCAGTTATGAACTGCCGCTGAATGAGGTGATTCTGGATTTTTACGACAAGTTGAAGTCCAGAACCCAAGGATATGCCTCGTTGGACTATGAAGTACTCGGATACCGAGAGTCCGATCTGGTGAAGATCGACATCCTGCTCAACGGAGAAGCGGTGGACGCCCTGTCCTTCATCACGCATCGCGAACGTTCGTACCATCGTGGTCGTCAAATGGCTGAGAAAATGAAAGAATTGATTCCCCGGCAGATGTTTGAGATCGCCATTCAGGCGGCGATTGGGAACAAGATCATTGCCCGTGAAACCATCGGAGCGATGAAAAAGAACGTGACGGCGAAGTGTTACGGTGGCGATATTACACGGAAACGGAAGTTGCTGGAAAAGCAAAAAGAAGGGAAAAAACGGATGAAGGCGGTCGGCAGTGTCGATGTCCCACAGGAAGCGTTCCTGGCGATCTTGAGAGTCGGAGAGGAATGA